The sequence below is a genomic window from Pirellulales bacterium.
CCCAATCAATCGTCGCCGAATAGAAGGCGACGTCGCCGGTCCCCGCCGGGTCGGTGAAGCTGGCGACGATCTGCTGCGAAATGGCGCCGCCGGCCGTGGCATCGATCGTGTAGCCACCCGTCGCTTGAAGTGGCGAGCTGCTTTTGGTGCCGGGATCGGATAACGAGCTTGTGGCATAGACGCCCATCAAGACCGGATCGCCCGCTGGCCCGATTCTCTGGCCACACGTCAGTTCGTTGCCCGCGATGCCCTGCGGCGTAGCGACTCCGCTGATTGCAAACAGCTCCTGGCCGCCGCCGGCCGCGTCCGGCGTGACTGCGATCTGCGCCGCGGGGCCCTTGCGCACGAGATAAAAAGCACTTCGCGATTGCCCGTTTTGGTCGAAAACCATGTTATAGGTCTGCTGATCGGCGCTATTGATGCCGAACAATTCAGGGTTGCCGCCGGCGTCTTCGCCAAGTGCGATCTGCGCCCAGGTGCCCGTGTCGATCAGGGACGGAGCGGCGGTGAAGCCTGACGGCAGGGTCACATCGCCGTTGCTGTTGAGATGCAGCGAGTCGATCCGGCCGCTGCAAATGGCAAACAATACCGGGTCCCCAAAGTGATCCGAGGCCGCGGCAACCTGCGACGCAAACAGGGGGAGGGCGACAAAGTTACCCGCCGTGCCCGGAATGAGCTGGGGACCGCCATTGGCCGCGAACTTAAGCTCATAGACCTGAGAAGTGGGCGAGGTGATTGCATAGACCTCGGGTTCGCCACTCGCGTCGTGGCCGACCGTGATTTGCGTCGCTGGCGGACCGCCGGCTAACAGCCACCCCGAGTTCGCAGTTGAGGGTGAGGGCGGCACCAGGTCGTAATAGACCTGGTGGGGCGCCGCCGCGCTGATCGCGAACAACTCAAACTCGCCGTCCGGCAGAGTGGCGACCGCGATACTTTGGGCAATTCCCCCCGTCACGAGTTGATAGCCTCCATTGGGACTGCCATCGGCGTTCAGTTGCAGCTCGTAAACCATCTCGTTGCCGCTAATCGCGAACAGCGCCGCGGCATGACCCTGTAGATCGGTGCCCACGACGATCCGCGCCGCTTTTCCTGGTCCTGCAAGCTTGAAGTAATTCGGAGTCGGCGTTCCCGTTGCATCGGGCGTGCCGGCGGCATCGAGGTTCTGGTAATAAACCTGCTGGTCGACCGCGCTAATGGCAAATAGCTCCGGGTCGCCGTTCGCCGTGACGGCTGCGGCGATTTGCGAGGCCCGGCCGTTGCCGACTTGCGAGTAGCCATTCAGGCCGTAGGTGTCGGTCGACAGATCCGCAACGAGATTGACGGCGACGGGAGCGCCTAGACCGGTGACCAAATCGTAGCCGGAACCCGCCGCGTAATATCGAAATGGATACGGTTCGTGCGACGGGTCGTAGGGGGCGTTCTGGGTAATGTCATTGAAATCCCAGGAAGGAAGGCTATACAGCATCGGCAACGTCTGCGTGGGGCCGTCGAGCGTGGGAAGACCGTTTAGCGCGCGCCCTTCGTTTGCGATGGCGATCAGTCCCGCGAACTGCGGAGCGGCGGCGCTGGTTCCCACCTCCACGGTCCAGGCACTCTGGGAACCGGCCTGCTGGGCTGCGTACGAATCGTAGATCGGGAAGGCCCTGTCCTCGCCGCCCAAAAACGCGACGTCCGGCGTGCTGCGGACGTCCGAGTTGGTGACATTGGGAACCTGGAACCATGGCGCCGATAAGGTGGAGAGGCCGCCGCCGCTGTAGCTGGCCGCGATTTGCTGCCCGCTGGAGCTGAAGTCCGTTGCGCCGACGCTGATCACGTTTGGCGATGCCGAAGGAAATATTGAATACGGGCCGGAGTAATCGTGCGGCGAAGCGTCGCGGTCTCCGGAGGCGGCCACGAACGTGACGCCGTTATGGCCGGCGGGCGTCGTGAACAGACTGTCGCTGTATTTGTCTGTCGCCGGCGACCAGGCCGTTCCATTGCTCGTCGAAACCGAAGGGGGCGGCGGATCGCCAAAACTCATGGAAACAACCGACACCCCAGGCGCCGATCGCGCAGCGTTGATGGCGGCCGATAGATCGGTGGGCGTGTAGCCGTTGGCTTCCATCAACACTAGATTCGCTCCGGGGGCGATGGCGTGGGCCCACTCGACATCCAGCGATATTTCCGAGGACCAGTTGCCGAATGGCTGCGGCGGAACGGCGTAGGGGTTCCGGTAGCCGCTGGAGGAGCTGATCGTCGTCGGTATTCCATTTTCAACGTTCTCGACGGTGAGAACTGGCTGGGGCAGGCCAAATTGCGAATCGAATGCCGCCACATCCTGCTGGATCGTAGGGTCGTCGTAGGCATCGACGATGGCGATCGTTTGGCCGCTGCCGTCGCCGTGAACGCTGCCGAAGTGGACATGGTCGATTCCGTAGTCGCTTGTGACTTCCTGCGGTGTGTAGGCGCCTGGAATGGGCGAGATCGACAAGAGCTGCCGCGATTCGAGGGTTTCGCAGCGAAGGGCATGAAGACGGCGGCGAAACAAATTCGGGCTGACTTTCACGGTTCGGCCTCCTGAAAAGAGTTGGTGAGTCACGCGGCCGACCTGGCGACGAGCTGGTATGAGCCGCTATGCTGGAAATGCGGATCCGATTCGTTAGCCGGAAAATGATCTTCTTCATGGCCATCAATCCTGAGTTCCAGGCCCTGCTGGAGCGCGTCAAGAGCGGCGATCAAGAGGCGGGCAGGCTGCTGTTCGAGCGCTTTACGCGGCGGCTGATCGGCCTGGCGCGCACGCGGCTCGACTCCGCGGTCGGCGGCCGCGTCGATCCGGAAGACGTCGTGCAGTCGGCCTACAAGAGCTTTTTTGTCCGCTTGTCGCGGGGCGATTTTCAGCTCGACGATTGGGGCAATGCCTGGGGCGTGCTGACCACGATCACGCTGCGCAAGTGCGGGCATCGTATTGAGTATCTGCGTGCCGCCTGCCGCAATATTGCGCTGGAAGCCGCGTCGCCCGCGTCGCCGGACGACTCGGTGGCGGCCTGGGAACCGATTGCCCGCGGCCCCACACCGGCCGAAGCGATCTCTCTGGCCGAGCTCGTCGAACGGCTGCTCGATGGGTTGGACGCGCGCGATCGCCAAATCGAGCTGCTCCGCCTACAAGGCTTCACGGAGCAAGAAATCGCCGTTCAGGTCGGCCGCACCGACCGGACCGTGCGGAATGTGCTTGCGCGAACGCGCGCACGTCTGGAACGATTGCTGGACGATGAGCGAAGCTGACGCCGAGAAGTGAAAACTTGCGGCCGGCCGCCCACAGAGCGCGGACGTACCGGCCGCGAGCTCGGCGGGACACCACTCCCGGATGAAGCCTCACTTGCCGCGAATGAGAACCGCGGCGACGGTGCCTCCTTCGGGGTGCGGCCCCGAGTGGTTGATCTTCCCGTTCTGCGGAATCACCACCCACGTTCCCGCCGGGGTCACCGCAGTGTTCGGTAGTGACAATGCGTAACCACGCCCGGACCGGCACCAGGTCCCACGGGCACTCCCATCTGGATACGTCACGTGGAAAGTGCCGTCGGAATGGAATAAATACTCGACCGGCAGGGAATAGCTGTGGCTGGTCTCGCGGCCGGTCCATTTGCCGACGAGCGGTTCCACCGCGGGTTCCGGTGCATTCGTCGTCGCCGTCCAGGCCTTCGTCGCCCTAACCTGAGCGACATAGTCGTTTGCGGCTTGGGTGCTGTCCGTCTGGAAGGTCCGCTCAGGCTGCTTCACCCATTGACCACTCACCTTCATGTAGACCCACACAGCATATTTGCCTTTGGTTTTCTTGGTGGCCCCGGCGTTGCCGTTGGCTTCACGGCCGAAAACCGGAAAAAGAGGAATTAGCGGGGCTTCGGAAAAGAAACTTGCAATTCCCCCCCGTTTCAGGCAGAATGCGGTTTCGAGCGGCGCGGAGGGTGGCGCCGTCCTTTCCCGGCCGAGATTTCGGGCATCCGCCAAGATGGATACGACGCCGATCAGTCTGCTTCAACGCGTGCGGCAGCCGGACGATACCGACGCCTGGCGAAGGCTGGTCGAGCTGACGACGCCACTGCTGTTCGCCTGGGCCTATCGCGCGGGGCTCCGCGATCACGACGCCGCCGACCTCGTGCAGGACGTGTTGGCCGTGCTGGTCGATAAGCTGCCCACGTTCGATTACGACCGCGAGCGCAGCTTCCGCGGTTGGCTGCGGACGGTGACCAAGCACAAGCTGCTCGAAAGGCGGCGGAAGCGGCTGCCCGACGCCATGTCGCCCGACGACCCGCGGCTGGGCGAGCTGCCCGATCCGACCGTGCTCGACCCGTTCTGGGAACAGGAATACCGCCAGAAGCTCGTGGGCCTCGCTCTGGAGTTGATGCGGGCACACTTTCAGCCGACGACCTGGCAAGCCTGCTGGGAACACGTTGTCTCCGGTCGTTCGGCCGCCGACGTGGCCGCGGAGCTGGGCCTGACGCCCGCCGCCGTCTACGTCGCCAAAGGCCGTGTGCTGCGGCGGTTGCGCGCGGAGCTGAATGGTATGTGGGAGTAACGGAGAGTTCAGGGTTCAGGGTTCAGGGTTCAGGAAAGTGGCGGTTGCGGGCCGGTGGGCGATGCCCACGCTACAAAAAAAATTGACCGGCAGGTGTTAGGTTTTCGCTTCTCGCGCATAGTTCTTTTAGACGCGAACTTTGGACTCCAGTTACCGAACCCTGAACCCCGAACCCTGAACCCCGAACCCTGAACCCTGAACCCTGAACCCCAACCCCCAACCCAAAACCTCTATGGCCACCTCGCTTTGCCCCGATCGTGACGAACTTCAGCGGATGCTGCTGGGTCTGTTGCCGGAAACGCAATCGGAACAGTTGGAACAGCACGTCTCGGAATGCCAGCGGTGCGTGGCGACGCTGGTCGAGTTGGGCGGCGGAGATACGCTGGTCGAGGCGATGCGGGCAGGGCCGGCCGCGGCGGCCGAAATGGCCGCGTATCGCGACCAGGCGCGGGTGGTGGTCGATCGCTGGGTCGCGCCGCGCGGGGCGACGCCACGCCGGCTGGCTCGGCATCCGACGAGCCGACTTCGGAGTTGGGTCCGCGCCGCACCTTCACGTCCGACCTCGAAGACGAAGACATCGACTTTCTGGCCCCCGCCCAAGCAGCCGACGAGTTGGGCCGCCTGGGAAACTATCGGGTGCTGCGCGTGCTGGGATCCGGCGGCATGGGCGTGGTGTTCGAGGCCGAAGACCTGCAGCTCAAACGGCGCGTGGCGCTCAAGGCCATGAAGCCCTCGCTGGCGGCCAGCTCTTCCTCGCGCAAACGCTTCGTGCGCGAGGCCCAGACCGCCGCCTCCGTCGAGCACGACCACATCGTGCCGATCTACCAGGTCGGCGACGACCGCGGCATCCCGTTCATCGCCATGCCGCTGTTGCGCGGCGAGACGCTGGCGGACAGGCTGCAGAAGGGTTCAGGGTTCAGGGTTCAGGTTTCAGCAACGGAGGAGGCTAAGACCCAAGACCCAAGGCCCAAGACCCCAATCCAAAATCGAAAATCCGATCCGCTCCCCCTCCCCGAAATCCTGCGCATTGGCCGCGAGATCGCGCTGGGCCTCGACGCGGCCCACCGCGCGGGGCTGATCCATCGCGACATCAAGCCGGGCAATATCTGGCTCGACGCCGCCAACGGCCGCGCCAAGATTCTCGATTTCGGTCTGGCCCGTGCCGCCGGCGCGGACGATCACCTCACGCAAACCGGCGCGTTGTTAGGCACGCCCTCGTATATGGCGCCCGAACAGGGCCGGGGCGAGGAGATTGACGCACGGGCTGATCTCTTCAGCTTGGGCTGCCTACTCTACCACATCGCCACCGGCGTGCGGCCGTTCGTGGGCCGCGACACGCTTTCGACGCTCTTGGCGGTAACGACGCACGAACCCCGCCCGCCGCGAGAGTTGAACGCGGAGTTGCCGGCGGAGTTGAACGAGCTGATCGTTTGGCTGCTCTCGAAGGATCCCGCCGGCCGGCCGCAAACGGCGAGCGAGGTTGCTGAGCGGTTGGCATCTGTAGGGAACGGCCTCCGTGGCGTTCCGGAAAGGGAGGGTCGGCTTCCCAGCCCGCCTCGTCAAGAGGAGATGGAGAGACAGAGAGACGCAGCGACAGAGCGGCAAGACGCGACTCTTTCCTTCGCTCCTTCGCTCCTTCCCTCAGTCTCCCCCTCGCCCCTTCCCTCCCTCGCTCCCACTCCTCCCGCCCCTCCGCGCCGCCGCGGTCTCGTCGCCGTGGCGGCCGCCGCCGCGGCCGTGCTGGCCGGCGTCGTCTTCTTCC
It includes:
- a CDS encoding Ig-like domain-containing protein; the protein is MKVSPNLFRRRLHALRCETLESRQLLSISPIPGAYTPQEVTSDYGIDHVHFGSVHGDGSGQTIAIVDAYDDPTIQQDVAAFDSQFGLPQPVLTVENVENGIPTTISSSSGYRNPYAVPPQPFGNWSSEISLDVEWAHAIAPGANLVLMEANGYTPTDLSAAINAARSAPGVSVVSMSFGDPPPPSVSTSNGTAWSPATDKYSDSLFTTPAGHNGVTFVAASGDRDASPHDYSGPYSIFPSASPNVISVGATDFSSSGQQIAASYSGGGLSTLSAPWFQVPNVTNSDVRSTPDVAFLGGEDRAFPIYDSYAAQQAGSQSAWTVEVGTSAAAPQFAGLIAIANEGRALNGLPTLDGPTQTLPMLYSLPSWDFNDITQNAPYDPSHEPYPFRYYAAGSGYDLVTGLGAPVAVNLVADLSTDTYGLNGYSQVGNGRASQIAAAVTANGDPELFAISAVDQQVYYQNLDAAGTPDATGTPTPNYFKLAGPGKAARIVVGTDLQGHAAALFAISGNEMVYELQLNADGSPNGGYQLVTGGIAQSIAVATLPDGEFELFAISAAAPHQVYYDLVPPSPSTANSGWLLAGGPPATQITVGHDASGEPEVYAITSPTSQVYELKFAANGGPQLIPGTAGNFVALPLFASQVAAASDHFGDPVLFAICSGRIDSLHLNSNGDVTLPSGFTAAPSLIDTGTWAQIALGEDAGGNPELFGINSADQQTYNMVFDQNGQSRSAFYLVRKGPAAQIAVTPDAAGGGQELFAISGVATPQGIAGNELTCGQRIGPAGDPVLMGVYATSSLSDPGTKSSSPLQATGGYTIDATAGGAISQQIVASFTDPAGTGDVAFYSATIDWGDGSSSSGTIVTDSAGGFEVLGAHEYATNGDFTIQVDIERGTDPDVAVNSQAIVSADTTPAPGQLDLTDAVYVIGPGADTVSADNGMLKNDSATSPLTVATSTVTGAQDGTFAFNADGSFTYTPTASFPGFDSTQVSVSDAQGHQGTATVTVLSQHASVVWKFYESVLDRAPDPGGLQFWTNYFNNGGNTGAMAFGFFESDELLSRVITGYYEQYLGARAGSERPEPLGGGLARDGRAGRDQGRVCGEHRVLYRRRRHAGSMGERALPTRPEPRAGCAGLAILDDLVRTAFGGGNGRQRYPDRHRALFLQQRRGLRQRCCRLVSGVPGARAPPERDRPLRRRCCSANA
- a CDS encoding RNA polymerase sigma factor, whose product is MAINPEFQALLERVKSGDQEAGRLLFERFTRRLIGLARTRLDSAVGGRVDPEDVVQSAYKSFFVRLSRGDFQLDDWGNAWGVLTTITLRKCGHRIEYLRAACRNIALEAASPASPDDSVAAWEPIARGPTPAEAISLAELVERLLDGLDARDRQIELLRLQGFTEQEIAVQVGRTDRTVRNVLARTRARLERLLDDERS
- a CDS encoding sigma-70 family RNA polymerase sigma factor, yielding MDTTPISLLQRVRQPDDTDAWRRLVELTTPLLFAWAYRAGLRDHDAADLVQDVLAVLVDKLPTFDYDRERSFRGWLRTVTKHKLLERRRKRLPDAMSPDDPRLGELPDPTVLDPFWEQEYRQKLVGLALELMRAHFQPTTWQACWEHVVSGRSAADVAAELGLTPAAVYVAKGRVLRRLRAELNGMWE